The stretch of DNA GCCATCGCCGGCCACGTTCCCGCACCTCTGCATGCGAGCCTGGTGCTGCACGGCAAGGACGATCCGCACTGGAACGTGGTCGTCGATGCCGAAGGCCTCGACCTGGGCCTGGTCACGGCCGCCGAGAAGAGCGACGACGACCAGCTGCTGATCGGCAGCTTCAGCGCCGACGGCGTTGGCGGCAACGCCAACCTGCGCGGCGAGTTCCGCCAGGGCGACCTGGTCGCCACCGTGCTGCCGTCGAAGGTGCGCCTGGAGAACCAGGTGCTCGACGTGCAACCGCTCGCGCTGCGCGTGTTCGATGGCGCGGTGACGCTGCGTGGCCATGCCGATTTCAAGGATCCGGAGAACGCCAGCTTCCGCTTCGCGGTGAACGCACGCGAGCTGAAGTGGGGCGGCGAGAAGAGCACGGCGCAGACATCCGGCGGGGCGGCGGAAGCATCGCCGATGATCGGCGCCGATGCCGACCTCGGCTTCGCCGGCACGCTCAAGGCCTGGGCGGCGATCGGCAACGCGACACTCAGTCGCGATGGCGAGAAGGCGCTGGTGCAGTTCGATGGCCGCGGCAACGACGAACGCATGCTGCTCAAGACGCTCAAGGCGACGATGCCCAGCGGCAGCCTCGATGGCAGTGGCAGCGTGGCCTGGGCGCCGGCGCTGGGCTGGGACATCAATGCCCGCCTTGCCGGCTTCGATCCCGGCTACTTCGCGCCGGAGTGGAAGGGCTCGATCAACGGCCAGCTGGCGACGAAAGGCTCGACGCGCGACGACGGCGGACTCGAGATCGGCGTTGACGCGACCAATCTCGGCGGCCGCCTGCGCAACCGCCCGCTCAAGGGACAAGGCCGCTTCACCATGCACGGCGCCGGCACGACCGGCGGCGAGACCGCCTACGAAGGCGATGTCGCGCTGTCGCTCGGCGGCAGCCGCATCGATGCCAAGGGCAAGGTCGCCAGCAATCTCGACGTCGACGCGAAGTTCTCGCCACTGGTGCTGAGCGACCTGTTGCCCGACGGCGCCGGCACGCTGCGCGGGACGCTCAAGCTCAGTGGCCCGCGCACGGCGCCGGACGTGGTCGCCGACCTCACCGGCAGCGGCCTCAAGTACGGCGACTACCGCGCCGATTCGCTGAGCGCGAAAGGCCGGCTGCCGTGGCAGCGCGGCAACGGCGCGATCGCGGTGCGCGCCAGCGGTCTCGATGTCGGCGTGCCGGTGTCCTCGCTGACATTGGATGCGCGCGGCGCCGTCGAAGCCCTGCAAGTGCAGGCGCAGGCGCGCGGTGACATCGGAACGCTCGAGTTGTCGGGCAATGCGAACAAGCGCGGTACGACCTGGGAAGGCGCACTGGCCAGCTTCCAGTTGGCGCCAGCCAAGGGCGCATCGTGGCGGCTGCAGCAGGCCGCGCGCTTCCGCTGGGACGGCCGCAATGGCGCGTTGAGCAACAGCTGCTTCGCCTCCAGCGGCGGCGGTTCGCTGTGTGCCAGTGCCGACTGGCCACGGCGTGGTCTCGACCTGCGCGGCCAGGGCCTGCCGCTGACCCTGCTGGTGCCCTACCTGCCCGAGCGCGAGGAGCGCCGGCCATGGCTGCTGCGTGGCGAGATCTCGCTCGAGGGCCAGCTGCGCCCGGTCGGCAACGCCTGGCGCGGCCAGTTCAACCTGCGCTCGGCCGGTGGTGGCCTGAAGAACAGCGAGCGCGCGCGACGCGAGATGCTCAGCTACGACAACCTCGTCCTCAATGCGACCTTCGATCCCCGGCGCATCAATGCCGAGCTGAGCACGGCGTTCAACAGCGGTGGCCACATCGACGCGCGCATCACCACCGGCTGGGACGACTTCGCGCCGATCGCCGGCGAGGTGTCGGTCAACACCGACGAGCTGGTGTGGATGGAACTGTTCTCGCCGGACATCGTCGAACCCAAGGGCCGGCTCGATGCACGCATCACCCTGGCCGGTACGCGTGCGCGTCCGCAGCTGGGCGGCCAGGCGCGGCTGTCGCAGTTCACCACCGAACTGCCGTCGTTGGCGATCGTGCTGGAGGACGGCGATATCCGCCTCAACGCCCAGCCCGATGGCAGTGCGCGCATCGATGGCCTGGTGCGTTCGGGTGAAGGCATCCTCAATGTCGACGGTTCGCTCAACTGGCAGAACATGGACGCGCCGCTGACGCTGACATTGCGCGGGCAGAACGTGCTGGTGTCGGACACGCGCGACCTGCATGCGGTGGCCAGTCCCGACATCCAGGTGCGCTACGCCGCAGGGCAACCGTTGCAGGTCACCGGCACGGTGACCGTGCCGTCGGCGAAGATCGACCTGGAGCGGCTCGACCAGGGCGTGTCGGCGTCGCCCGATGTCGTCGTGCTCGATCCGGAGGACCCGGAGAACACCGGCGCGACGCCGCTGGAGCTCGACCTGACCCTGGCGCTGGGCGACGACGTGCGCCTCAACGGCTTCGGCCTGGACGGCAGCCTGGGCGGCAAGATGCGCGTGCGCTCGCATCCCGGCCGCGAGATGACCGCCAGCGGCCAGCTGAGGGTGCAGGGTCGGTACAAGGCCTACGGGCAGGAACTCGACATCACCCGCGGTGAGTTGTCCTGGTCGAACGGTCCGGTCGCCGACCCGATCCTCAACATCCGCGCCGAGCGCGTCGTCGGCGATGTCACCGCCGGCGTCGACATCCGCGGCCGCGCCAGTGCGCCGACCGCGAACGTCTGGTCGGATCCGGCCAGTTCGCAGTCCGAGGCGCTGGCCTACCTGACCCTCGGCCGCCCGCTGGCCAGCGCCAGCACCGACGAAAGCAAGCAGCTCAATGCCGCCAGCGCCGCGCTGTCGGCCGGCGGCAGCCTGATCGCCTCGCAGCTCGGCGCCAAGCTCGGCCTCGATGATGCCGGCGTCAGCGACAGCCGCGCGCTCGGCGGCAGCGTGCTGGGCATCGGCAAGAACATCTCACCGCGCCTGTATGTCGGCTATGGTGTGTCGCTGCTCGGCACCGGCCAGGTGGTGATGCTGAAATACCTGTTGCGCAAGGGCTTCGACGTGCAGATCGAATCGAGCACGCTGGAGAACCGCGCGTCATTGAACTGGCGCAAGGAGAAGTAGCGCGTCGTGCTAGCCTGCCCGCTCCCCGGGGAGGACGACCATGCGCACGACACTGCTGGCACTGCTGTTTCTGGTTCCAACTCTTGCGCTGGCCGGTACTCCGCTGCCCGATGGGCCGCACCTGGTGGTCACCGGCGAGGGCAAGGTTTCGGCCAAGCCCGATTCGGCACGCATACGCTTCGATTTTTCCAGGCGCGCTTCACGCCCGCTGCCGGCCAAGCAGCAAGTCGATGCGGCGGTGAACGCGCTCCTCGATGGCCTGCATGGATTTCCGATCAAGGCCGACGATGTGAGGGCCTCCGATCTGTCGGCATCCGAGGACATCGACTACAACGACGACGGCAAGCCGGTTTCCAACGGATTCCTTGCCGAGCGCAACGTGACGGTGGTGCTCAACGACCTGACCCGCCTCAACGAGTTGCTGGATTTCGGACTGGATGCCGGCGCGAGCGGAATCGGCAATGTCGAGTTCGCCTCAAGCCACGCCAAGGCGCTTCGCGACGATGCCAAGCGCAAGGCTGTCGACGATGCCCGTCTGCGCGCGGGTGAGCTTGCCACTTCGTTCAACGCCCAGATCGGCCCCGTCTACAGCATCAACAGTCTTTCTGCGAAGCTGCAAGAGGGATATCGGTACGGCGAGTCCACCACCCTCGACTCCATCACGGTCACAGGCACCCGTGCGCAGGGCCGCTACCTGCAGCCGGAAGTCGAGTACCGCGAGTCGATCCAGGCGGTGTTCGAACTGAAGCGCTGAGGCAACGGCTAGAATCCTGCCGTGCCTGCGTCACGGCGACGGCGGCATGATATGGACTGGTGATTGATGACCCTCATCCTGCAGACGCAACGGCTCAACCTGCGCGAGCTCAATGAACTCGATGCACCCTTCATCCTCGAGTTGCTGACCGATCCGTCGTTCCTGGAGAACATCGGCGACCGCGGCGTGAGCGACCTCGACAGCGCGCTGAATTACATCCGCACCGGTCCCGGCGACAGCTATGCGCGCAATGGCTATGGCCTGTGGCTGGTCGAACTGAAGGACTCAGGCATTCCGGTCGGCACCTGCGGCCTGATCCGCCGCGACACGCTGCCGGCCGCCGACATCGGCTACGCATTCCTTCCGCGACACTGGGGACAGGGCTACGCGGTCGAGGCCTGCGCGGCAGTGCGCGACCGCGCGCTGCGCACTCTGGCGAT from Lysobacter arenosi encodes:
- a CDS encoding GNAT family N-acetyltransferase; this translates as MTLILQTQRLNLRELNELDAPFILELLTDPSFLENIGDRGVSDLDSALNYIRTGPGDSYARNGYGLWLVELKDSGIPVGTCGLIRRDTLPAADIGYAFLPRHWGQGYAVEACAAVRDRALRTLAMPQLLAIVSPGNDASIKVLERIGLSFREMVQLGADAEQLKLYSLDA
- a CDS encoding translocation/assembly module TamB domain-containing protein; amino-acid sequence: MSEQTPQGSNQTPPDPHEERIAELRQRRRARLRWLAIRASLLAGVLTLALAAFVYWLLTTIGGRDLLLAQIVSRLPENAALSWRSVDGPLTGPLTMNGVRFTYDRIVFTADRVHLDPAIRPLIRKRLRLDALQIANAHLELPKSDEPFELPRWPEVLPEIAPPLELQADDVRVDRFLVTQEGEELIDIRTLRTGLDAQQGKLHVERLYLDSSYGRFNLNGDYVPREDYRTNLTASGLLAAADGRTPARIGLVARGDLSRMNVAIAGHVPAPLHASLVLHGKDDPHWNVVVDAEGLDLGLVTAAEKSDDDQLLIGSFSADGVGGNANLRGEFRQGDLVATVLPSKVRLENQVLDVQPLALRVFDGAVTLRGHADFKDPENASFRFAVNARELKWGGEKSTAQTSGGAAEASPMIGADADLGFAGTLKAWAAIGNATLSRDGEKALVQFDGRGNDERMLLKTLKATMPSGSLDGSGSVAWAPALGWDINARLAGFDPGYFAPEWKGSINGQLATKGSTRDDGGLEIGVDATNLGGRLRNRPLKGQGRFTMHGAGTTGGETAYEGDVALSLGGSRIDAKGKVASNLDVDAKFSPLVLSDLLPDGAGTLRGTLKLSGPRTAPDVVADLTGSGLKYGDYRADSLSAKGRLPWQRGNGAIAVRASGLDVGVPVSSLTLDARGAVEALQVQAQARGDIGTLELSGNANKRGTTWEGALASFQLAPAKGASWRLQQAARFRWDGRNGALSNSCFASSGGGSLCASADWPRRGLDLRGQGLPLTLLVPYLPEREERRPWLLRGEISLEGQLRPVGNAWRGQFNLRSAGGGLKNSERARREMLSYDNLVLNATFDPRRINAELSTAFNSGGHIDARITTGWDDFAPIAGEVSVNTDELVWMELFSPDIVEPKGRLDARITLAGTRARPQLGGQARLSQFTTELPSLAIVLEDGDIRLNAQPDGSARIDGLVRSGEGILNVDGSLNWQNMDAPLTLTLRGQNVLVSDTRDLHAVASPDIQVRYAAGQPLQVTGTVTVPSAKIDLERLDQGVSASPDVVVLDPEDPENTGATPLELDLTLALGDDVRLNGFGLDGSLGGKMRVRSHPGREMTASGQLRVQGRYKAYGQELDITRGELSWSNGPVADPILNIRAERVVGDVTAGVDIRGRASAPTANVWSDPASSQSEALAYLTLGRPLASASTDESKQLNAASAALSAGGSLIASQLGAKLGLDDAGVSDSRALGGSVLGIGKNISPRLYVGYGVSLLGTGQVVMLKYLLRKGFDVQIESSTLENRASLNWRKEK
- a CDS encoding SIMPL domain-containing protein produces the protein MRTTLLALLFLVPTLALAGTPLPDGPHLVVTGEGKVSAKPDSARIRFDFSRRASRPLPAKQQVDAAVNALLDGLHGFPIKADDVRASDLSASEDIDYNDDGKPVSNGFLAERNVTVVLNDLTRLNELLDFGLDAGASGIGNVEFASSHAKALRDDAKRKAVDDARLRAGELATSFNAQIGPVYSINSLSAKLQEGYRYGESTTLDSITVTGTRAQGRYLQPEVEYRESIQAVFELKR